A region from the Aegilops tauschii subsp. strangulata cultivar AL8/78 chromosome 5, Aet v6.0, whole genome shotgun sequence genome encodes:
- the LOC109755277 gene encoding ASI1-immunoprecipitated protein 2 isoform X7 has translation MKLRGSRVKQADSGSPGTFSAPVRKKRGTRAPPSSRCLRGKKDDNDNVMSSDDAITEEGHAASPSSRKAKEQNHGEIAVGSSDPTGQSVSVNEARENSRALKNTSNVQTTTVKKTTAEDKTSRAIMDDVFNAEMDSTSSDDESAEEVEDVKVCDICGDVGDEVKLAVCNRCNDGAEHTYCMRDMMEKVPDGEWFCEECQTEVEYEKEKLEKPQVKLVTSKEESVQGKISKPFNDANSRSPCENEVEDETVGRQERNEANQGIDMVEDAKIPPVAKQNIPEPGGLSMESYSRKGIPLPRESSFRLDIEKGKQPTPQVPILLGSNASKNQAPPLNGQLSKSTSFNSSKVPKVKQLVNEVPQKTKTLKDQLSCSMRKEGPTSFSTKSASFKKPKTCEPANKAKSSIIPPAEELSVMNLPVSRNVSNDRGTSILGCPSITGPLAFPVQSKAESAAQRLTTGSNMSASSNSGHFTQFCGVDKLGLSAMKPLSERNLKDASAKRNKMSEATEKATSRLADQSDRILKCGPYHDPVYRPKDMSSGRSVPSSSTISSDPMDKSSRGFSPVDKTIVSTVPELDYIWQGDFELWRTGRSPELCDGFQAHLSCSASPKVLEVAKKFPSRVQLEELPRRNSWPTQFQQNGPTYENIGVFFFARDAQSYEHHYSKLVQNMLINDLALRGNIETAELIIFPSNILSKNSQRWNMFYFLWGVFKVKREDHWNLPLDVPISKCETDLNEDPLTVDPHTSVLSSSRSLSEDQNNGADPACYLVKSATSAEHQCLQTSEANRQGCSNGDNSSVQAVGGRDLEDHCHDSSMTCCLTNNRRANNDFSTAPAGKQKIIAYPDSQKKMCDGGNVVEPIFDVNTMPVNCSISSIHKQDNQNRAINLNNAESLMDVDHANNIELNSGTVDLASHASRSAQKRNVDMANWIDGANGSVDKKIKLDNVSSTVESSLSGKIRDGRLSSKVHPLAALPVHDCTDNKSMAGISKSNGKCTFPLDLNVVDDADIDMADDAAIGNSITVQSEDLPEQNTQDLKPALGDNISSRKPVVEEKLNKGDTPPTDMSGALSLSLAFPASKEQ, from the exons ATGAAGTTAAGAGGATCGAGAGTAAAGCAGGCCGACTCTGGTTCACCAG GGACTTTCAGTGCGCCTGTTAGGAAGAAAAGAGGGACAAGAGCACCTCCATCTTCTAGATGTTTACGTGGTAAAAAGGATGATAATGATAATGTCATGAGCAGTGATGACGCTATTACAGAAGAAGGCCATGCTG CCTCCCCTTCAAGCAGGAAGGCAAAAGAACAAAATCACGGAGAGATAGCTGTTGGAAGCT CAGATCCCACAGGCCAGAGTGTCTCTGTAAATGAAGCACGTGAaaactcgagggcattgaaaaatACTTCTAATGTGCAAACAACTACTGTTAAGAAGACTACTGCTGAGGATAAAACTTCTCGAGCAATCATGGATGAT GTTTTTAATGCAGAAATGGATTCCACGTCTTCAGATGATGAGAGTGCCGAAGAAGTTGAGGAT GTGAAAGTTTGTGACATATGTGGAGATGTTGGTGATGAGGTGAAGCTCGCTGTTTGCAATAGATGCAACGATGGTGCTGAGCATAC TTATTGTATGCGGGACATGATGGAAAAGGTTCCGGATGGTGAGTGGTTTTGTGAAGAGTGCCAAACTGAAGTAGAATATGAAAAGGAGAAGTTAGAAAAACCTCAGGTGAAGCTTGTCACTTCAAAGGAAGAGTCTGTTCAAGGGAAAATCAGTAAACCTTTCAATGATGCAAACAGCAGAAGTCCTTGTGAGAATGAAGTGGAAGATGAAACTGTTGGCAGACAAGAACGGAATGAAGCAAATCAAGGCATTGATATGGTTGAAGATGCAAAGATTCCTCCTGTGGCTAAACAAAATATTCCTGAACCTGGTGGTTTATCAATGGAGTCTTACTCCAGAAAAGGAATACCTCTGCCACGTGAGAGCTCATTCAGGTTGGATATAGAGAAAGGAAAGCAACCTACCCCCCAAGTGCCAATCTTACTGGGGTCTAATGCTAGCAAGAATCAGGCACCACCACTTAACG GTCAACTCTCCAAGTCCACTTCTTTCAACAGCTCTAAGGTGCCCAAGGTGAAGCAACTAGTGAATGAAGTTCCTCAGAAGACCAAAACTTTGAAGGATCAGTTGTCCTGTAGTATGAGAAAAGAGGGGCCAACGAGCTTTTCAACTAAGTCAGCATCATTCAAAAAGCCCAAAACTTGTGAGCCTGCAAATAAGGCAAAGTCTTCCATCATTCCACCTGCTGAGGAGCTAAGTGTGATGAATTTACCAGTGAGCCGAAATGTAAGTAATGATAGAGGCACTTCTATATTAGGATGCCCCTCAATTACTGGACCACTGGCTTTTCCAGTTCAATCAAAAGCAGAATCTGCAGCTCAGCGCCTCACTACAGGAAGCAACATGTCTGCCTCTAGCAATTCAGGCCATTTTACCCAATTTTGTGGTGTTGATAAATTAGGTTTGTCTGCAATGAAACCTCTGAGTGAGCGAAACTTGAAGGATGCCTCTGCCAAAAGGAATAAAATGTCTGAAGCTACTGAGAAAGCTACTTCCAGATTAGCAGATCAATCTGATCGCATCCTCAAATGTGGTCCTTATCATGACCCAGTATACAGGCCTAAAGATATGTCATCTGGAAGATCTGTTCCCAGCAGTTCTACTATATCAAGTGATCCGATGGACAAATCGAGTCGAGGCTTTTCACCTGTTgataaaacaatagtttcaactGTTCCAGAGTTGGATTATATTTGGCA GGGTGATTTTGAGCTGTGGAGGACTGGAAGATCACCTGAGCTATGTGATGGTTTTCAAGCTCACTTATCATGTTCTGCTTCACCAAAAGTGCTGGAAGTAGCAAAGAAATTCCCTTCCAGAGTCCAGCTTGAAGAACTGCCTCGTCGAAACTCATGGCCCACACAGTTTCAACAAAATGGACCCACATATGAGAATATTGGTGTTTTCTTCTTTGCTAGAGATGCTCAGAG CTATGAACATCATTACAGTAAATTGGTTCAGAATATGCTAATCAATGATTTGGCACTCAGAGGAAATATCGAAACAGCCGAATTAATTATATTCCCTTCTAACATCCTATCAAAGAACTCTCAAA GATGGAACATGTTTTATTTCCTATGGGGTGTGTTTAAAGTGAAAAGAGAAGATCACTGGAACCTTCCACTTGATGTACCAATAAGTAAATGTGAAACTGATTTGAATGAGGATCCCCTGACCGTGGATCCGCATACCTCTGTTTTGTCCTCTAGCCGTTCATTGTCTGAAGACCAAAATAATGGCGCTGACCCAGCCTGCTATTTGGTCAAGTCAGCTACTTCTGCAGAACATCAATGTCTGCAAACTTCGGAAGCTAATCGTCAGGGATGTTCAAATGGAGATAACTCTTCAGTCCAGGCTGTCGGTGGAAGAGATTTGGAAGATCACTGTCATGATTCAAGTATGACATGTTGTTTAACAAATAACAGGAGGGCAAACAATGATTTTTCCACTGCTCCGGCAGGAAAACAGAAG ATAATTGCATATCCAGACTCTCAAAAGAAAATGTGTGATGGTGGCAATGTTGTCGAACCCATTTTTGATGTAAATACGATGCCAGTTAATTGCTCTATCTCATCAATCCACAAACAAG ATAATCAGAACCGAGCCATCAACCTTAACAATGCAGAGAGCCTGATGGATGTAGATCATGCAAATAATATTGAACTGAACTCAGGTACAGTGGATCTTGCTTCACATGCATCACGTAGTGCACAAAAAAGAAATGTGGACATGGCAAACTGGATTGACGGAGCCAATGGATCAGTAGACAAGAAAATTAAATTGGATAATGTATCGTCCACTGTGGAGTCTAGTTTAAGTGGGAAGATCAGAGATGGAAGGTTGTCATCCAAGGTACACCCTCTAGCAGCTTTACCTGTTCATGATTGCACTGACAATAAGAGCATGGCAGGAATCTCGAAGAGTAATGGAAAGTGCACATTTCCGCTAGATCTAAACGTGGTGGATGATGCAGATATAGACATGGCGGATGATGCAGCGATTGGAAATAGCATAACCGTTCAGTCTGAAGATTTACCTGAACAGAACACACAAGATCTTAAGCCAGCACTGGGGGACAACATATCTTCTAGAAAGCCCGTGGttgaagaaaagttgaataaagGAGATACACCGCCTACTGATATGTCAGGCGcgctctccctctcccttgctTTTCCAGCATCAAAGGAACAATAG
- the LOC109755277 gene encoding ASI1-immunoprecipitated protein 2 isoform X6, whose translation MKLRGSRVKQADSGSPGTFSAPVRKKRGTRAPPSSRCLRGKKDDNDNVMSSDDAITEEGHAASPSSRKAKEQNHGEIAVGSSDPTGQSVSVNEARENSRALKNTSNVQTTTVKKTTAEDKTSRAIMDDQVFNAEMDSTSSDDESAEEVEDVKVCDICGDVGDEVKLAVCNRCNDGAEHTYCMRDMMEKVPDGEWFCEECQTEVEYEKEKLEKPQVKLVTSKEESVQGKISKPFNDANSRSPCENEVEDETVGRQERNEANQGIDMVEDAKIPPVAKQNIPEPGGLSMESYSRKGIPLPRESSFRLDIEKGKQPTPQVPILLGSNASKNQAPPLNGQLSKSTSFNSSKVPKVKQLVNEVPQKTKTLKDQLSCSMRKEGPTSFSTKSASFKKPKTCEPANKAKSSIIPPAEELSVMNLPVSRNVSNDRGTSILGCPSITGPLAFPVQSKAESAAQRLTTGSNMSASSNSGHFTQFCGVDKLGLSAMKPLSERNLKDASAKRNKMSEATEKATSRLADQSDRILKCGPYHDPVYRPKDMSSGRSVPSSSTISSDPMDKSSRGFSPVDKTIVSTVPELDYIWQGDFELWRTGRSPELCDGFQAHLSCSASPKVLEVAKKFPSRVQLEELPRRNSWPTQFQQNGPTYENIGVFFFARDAQSYEHHYSKLVQNMLINDLALRGNIETAELIIFPSNILSKNSQRWNMFYFLWGVFKVKREDHWNLPLDVPISKCETDLNEDPLTVDPHTSVLSSSRSLSEDQNNGADPACYLVKSATSAEHQCLQTSEANRQGCSNGDNSSVQAVGGRDLEDHCHDSSMTCCLTNNRRANNDFSTAPAGKQKIIAYPDSQKKMCDGGNVVEPIFDVNTMPVNCSISSIHKQDNQNRAINLNNAESLMDVDHANNIELNSGTVDLASHASRSAQKRNVDMANWIDGANGSVDKKIKLDNVSSTVESSLSGKIRDGRLSSKVHPLAALPVHDCTDNKSMAGISKSNGKCTFPLDLNVVDDADIDMADDAAIGNSITVQSEDLPEQNTQDLKPALGDNISSRKPVVEEKLNKGDTPPTDMSGALSLSLAFPASKEQ comes from the exons ATGAAGTTAAGAGGATCGAGAGTAAAGCAGGCCGACTCTGGTTCACCAG GGACTTTCAGTGCGCCTGTTAGGAAGAAAAGAGGGACAAGAGCACCTCCATCTTCTAGATGTTTACGTGGTAAAAAGGATGATAATGATAATGTCATGAGCAGTGATGACGCTATTACAGAAGAAGGCCATGCTG CCTCCCCTTCAAGCAGGAAGGCAAAAGAACAAAATCACGGAGAGATAGCTGTTGGAAGCT CAGATCCCACAGGCCAGAGTGTCTCTGTAAATGAAGCACGTGAaaactcgagggcattgaaaaatACTTCTAATGTGCAAACAACTACTGTTAAGAAGACTACTGCTGAGGATAAAACTTCTCGAGCAATCATGGATGAT CAGGTTTTTAATGCAGAAATGGATTCCACGTCTTCAGATGATGAGAGTGCCGAAGAAGTTGAGGAT GTGAAAGTTTGTGACATATGTGGAGATGTTGGTGATGAGGTGAAGCTCGCTGTTTGCAATAGATGCAACGATGGTGCTGAGCATAC TTATTGTATGCGGGACATGATGGAAAAGGTTCCGGATGGTGAGTGGTTTTGTGAAGAGTGCCAAACTGAAGTAGAATATGAAAAGGAGAAGTTAGAAAAACCTCAGGTGAAGCTTGTCACTTCAAAGGAAGAGTCTGTTCAAGGGAAAATCAGTAAACCTTTCAATGATGCAAACAGCAGAAGTCCTTGTGAGAATGAAGTGGAAGATGAAACTGTTGGCAGACAAGAACGGAATGAAGCAAATCAAGGCATTGATATGGTTGAAGATGCAAAGATTCCTCCTGTGGCTAAACAAAATATTCCTGAACCTGGTGGTTTATCAATGGAGTCTTACTCCAGAAAAGGAATACCTCTGCCACGTGAGAGCTCATTCAGGTTGGATATAGAGAAAGGAAAGCAACCTACCCCCCAAGTGCCAATCTTACTGGGGTCTAATGCTAGCAAGAATCAGGCACCACCACTTAACG GTCAACTCTCCAAGTCCACTTCTTTCAACAGCTCTAAGGTGCCCAAGGTGAAGCAACTAGTGAATGAAGTTCCTCAGAAGACCAAAACTTTGAAGGATCAGTTGTCCTGTAGTATGAGAAAAGAGGGGCCAACGAGCTTTTCAACTAAGTCAGCATCATTCAAAAAGCCCAAAACTTGTGAGCCTGCAAATAAGGCAAAGTCTTCCATCATTCCACCTGCTGAGGAGCTAAGTGTGATGAATTTACCAGTGAGCCGAAATGTAAGTAATGATAGAGGCACTTCTATATTAGGATGCCCCTCAATTACTGGACCACTGGCTTTTCCAGTTCAATCAAAAGCAGAATCTGCAGCTCAGCGCCTCACTACAGGAAGCAACATGTCTGCCTCTAGCAATTCAGGCCATTTTACCCAATTTTGTGGTGTTGATAAATTAGGTTTGTCTGCAATGAAACCTCTGAGTGAGCGAAACTTGAAGGATGCCTCTGCCAAAAGGAATAAAATGTCTGAAGCTACTGAGAAAGCTACTTCCAGATTAGCAGATCAATCTGATCGCATCCTCAAATGTGGTCCTTATCATGACCCAGTATACAGGCCTAAAGATATGTCATCTGGAAGATCTGTTCCCAGCAGTTCTACTATATCAAGTGATCCGATGGACAAATCGAGTCGAGGCTTTTCACCTGTTgataaaacaatagtttcaactGTTCCAGAGTTGGATTATATTTGGCA GGGTGATTTTGAGCTGTGGAGGACTGGAAGATCACCTGAGCTATGTGATGGTTTTCAAGCTCACTTATCATGTTCTGCTTCACCAAAAGTGCTGGAAGTAGCAAAGAAATTCCCTTCCAGAGTCCAGCTTGAAGAACTGCCTCGTCGAAACTCATGGCCCACACAGTTTCAACAAAATGGACCCACATATGAGAATATTGGTGTTTTCTTCTTTGCTAGAGATGCTCAGAG CTATGAACATCATTACAGTAAATTGGTTCAGAATATGCTAATCAATGATTTGGCACTCAGAGGAAATATCGAAACAGCCGAATTAATTATATTCCCTTCTAACATCCTATCAAAGAACTCTCAAA GATGGAACATGTTTTATTTCCTATGGGGTGTGTTTAAAGTGAAAAGAGAAGATCACTGGAACCTTCCACTTGATGTACCAATAAGTAAATGTGAAACTGATTTGAATGAGGATCCCCTGACCGTGGATCCGCATACCTCTGTTTTGTCCTCTAGCCGTTCATTGTCTGAAGACCAAAATAATGGCGCTGACCCAGCCTGCTATTTGGTCAAGTCAGCTACTTCTGCAGAACATCAATGTCTGCAAACTTCGGAAGCTAATCGTCAGGGATGTTCAAATGGAGATAACTCTTCAGTCCAGGCTGTCGGTGGAAGAGATTTGGAAGATCACTGTCATGATTCAAGTATGACATGTTGTTTAACAAATAACAGGAGGGCAAACAATGATTTTTCCACTGCTCCGGCAGGAAAACAGAAG ATAATTGCATATCCAGACTCTCAAAAGAAAATGTGTGATGGTGGCAATGTTGTCGAACCCATTTTTGATGTAAATACGATGCCAGTTAATTGCTCTATCTCATCAATCCACAAACAAG ATAATCAGAACCGAGCCATCAACCTTAACAATGCAGAGAGCCTGATGGATGTAGATCATGCAAATAATATTGAACTGAACTCAGGTACAGTGGATCTTGCTTCACATGCATCACGTAGTGCACAAAAAAGAAATGTGGACATGGCAAACTGGATTGACGGAGCCAATGGATCAGTAGACAAGAAAATTAAATTGGATAATGTATCGTCCACTGTGGAGTCTAGTTTAAGTGGGAAGATCAGAGATGGAAGGTTGTCATCCAAGGTACACCCTCTAGCAGCTTTACCTGTTCATGATTGCACTGACAATAAGAGCATGGCAGGAATCTCGAAGAGTAATGGAAAGTGCACATTTCCGCTAGATCTAAACGTGGTGGATGATGCAGATATAGACATGGCGGATGATGCAGCGATTGGAAATAGCATAACCGTTCAGTCTGAAGATTTACCTGAACAGAACACACAAGATCTTAAGCCAGCACTGGGGGACAACATATCTTCTAGAAAGCCCGTGGttgaagaaaagttgaataaagGAGATACACCGCCTACTGATATGTCAGGCGcgctctccctctcccttgctTTTCCAGCATCAAAGGAACAATAG
- the LOC109755277 gene encoding protein PARALOG OF AIPP2 isoform X1: MKLRGSRVKQADSGSPGERDLCFYSKSFDGKRHTTEHCNNDVSFSELEGTFSAPVRKKRGTRAPPSSRCLRGKKDDNDNVMSSDDAITEEGHAASPSSRKAKEQNHGEIAVGSSADPTGQSVSVNEARENSRALKNTSNVQTTTVKKTTAEDKTSRAIMDDVFNAEMDSTSSDDESAEEVEDVKVCDICGDVGDEVKLAVCNRCNDGAEHTYCMRDMMEKVPDGEWFCEECQTEVEYEKEKLEKPQVKLVTSKEESVQGKISKPFNDANSRSPCENEVEDETVGRQERNEANQGIDMVEDAKIPPVAKQNIPEPGGLSMESYSRKGIPLPRESSFRLDIEKGKQPTPQVPILLGSNASKNQAPPLNGQLSKSTSFNSSKVPKVKQLVNEVPQKTKTLKDQLSCSMRKEGPTSFSTKSASFKKPKTCEPANKAKSSIIPPAEELSVMNLPVSRNVSNDRGTSILGCPSITGPLAFPVQSKAESAAQRLTTGSNMSASSNSGHFTQFCGVDKLGLSAMKPLSERNLKDASAKRNKMSEATEKATSRLADQSDRILKCGPYHDPVYRPKDMSSGRSVPSSSTISSDPMDKSSRGFSPVDKTIVSTVPELDYIWQGDFELWRTGRSPELCDGFQAHLSCSASPKVLEVAKKFPSRVQLEELPRRNSWPTQFQQNGPTYENIGVFFFARDAQSYEHHYSKLVQNMLINDLALRGNIETAELIIFPSNILSKNSQRWNMFYFLWGVFKVKREDHWNLPLDVPISKCETDLNEDPLTVDPHTSVLSSSRSLSEDQNNGADPACYLVKSATSAEHQCLQTSEANRQGCSNGDNSSVQAVGGRDLEDHCHDSSMTCCLTNNRRANNDFSTAPAGKQKIIAYPDSQKKMCDGGNVVEPIFDVNTMPVNCSISSIHKQDNQNRAINLNNAESLMDVDHANNIELNSGTVDLASHASRSAQKRNVDMANWIDGANGSVDKKIKLDNVSSTVESSLSGKIRDGRLSSKVHPLAALPVHDCTDNKSMAGISKSNGKCTFPLDLNVVDDADIDMADDAAIGNSITVQSEDLPEQNTQDLKPALGDNISSRKPVVEEKLNKGDTPPTDMSGALSLSLAFPASKEQ, encoded by the exons ATGAAGTTAAGAGGATCGAGAGTAAAGCAGGCCGACTCTGGTTCACCAGGTGAGAGGGACCTATGCTTTTATTCCAAGTCATTCGATGGAAAGAGGCACACCACAGAACATTGCAATAATGATGTTTCATTTTCTGAGCTTGAAGGGACTTTCAGTGCGCCTGTTAGGAAGAAAAGAGGGACAAGAGCACCTCCATCTTCTAGATGTTTACGTGGTAAAAAGGATGATAATGATAATGTCATGAGCAGTGATGACGCTATTACAGAAGAAGGCCATGCTG CCTCCCCTTCAAGCAGGAAGGCAAAAGAACAAAATCACGGAGAGATAGCTGTTGGAAGCTCAGCTG ATCCCACAGGCCAGAGTGTCTCTGTAAATGAAGCACGTGAaaactcgagggcattgaaaaatACTTCTAATGTGCAAACAACTACTGTTAAGAAGACTACTGCTGAGGATAAAACTTCTCGAGCAATCATGGATGAT GTTTTTAATGCAGAAATGGATTCCACGTCTTCAGATGATGAGAGTGCCGAAGAAGTTGAGGAT GTGAAAGTTTGTGACATATGTGGAGATGTTGGTGATGAGGTGAAGCTCGCTGTTTGCAATAGATGCAACGATGGTGCTGAGCATAC TTATTGTATGCGGGACATGATGGAAAAGGTTCCGGATGGTGAGTGGTTTTGTGAAGAGTGCCAAACTGAAGTAGAATATGAAAAGGAGAAGTTAGAAAAACCTCAGGTGAAGCTTGTCACTTCAAAGGAAGAGTCTGTTCAAGGGAAAATCAGTAAACCTTTCAATGATGCAAACAGCAGAAGTCCTTGTGAGAATGAAGTGGAAGATGAAACTGTTGGCAGACAAGAACGGAATGAAGCAAATCAAGGCATTGATATGGTTGAAGATGCAAAGATTCCTCCTGTGGCTAAACAAAATATTCCTGAACCTGGTGGTTTATCAATGGAGTCTTACTCCAGAAAAGGAATACCTCTGCCACGTGAGAGCTCATTCAGGTTGGATATAGAGAAAGGAAAGCAACCTACCCCCCAAGTGCCAATCTTACTGGGGTCTAATGCTAGCAAGAATCAGGCACCACCACTTAACG GTCAACTCTCCAAGTCCACTTCTTTCAACAGCTCTAAGGTGCCCAAGGTGAAGCAACTAGTGAATGAAGTTCCTCAGAAGACCAAAACTTTGAAGGATCAGTTGTCCTGTAGTATGAGAAAAGAGGGGCCAACGAGCTTTTCAACTAAGTCAGCATCATTCAAAAAGCCCAAAACTTGTGAGCCTGCAAATAAGGCAAAGTCTTCCATCATTCCACCTGCTGAGGAGCTAAGTGTGATGAATTTACCAGTGAGCCGAAATGTAAGTAATGATAGAGGCACTTCTATATTAGGATGCCCCTCAATTACTGGACCACTGGCTTTTCCAGTTCAATCAAAAGCAGAATCTGCAGCTCAGCGCCTCACTACAGGAAGCAACATGTCTGCCTCTAGCAATTCAGGCCATTTTACCCAATTTTGTGGTGTTGATAAATTAGGTTTGTCTGCAATGAAACCTCTGAGTGAGCGAAACTTGAAGGATGCCTCTGCCAAAAGGAATAAAATGTCTGAAGCTACTGAGAAAGCTACTTCCAGATTAGCAGATCAATCTGATCGCATCCTCAAATGTGGTCCTTATCATGACCCAGTATACAGGCCTAAAGATATGTCATCTGGAAGATCTGTTCCCAGCAGTTCTACTATATCAAGTGATCCGATGGACAAATCGAGTCGAGGCTTTTCACCTGTTgataaaacaatagtttcaactGTTCCAGAGTTGGATTATATTTGGCA GGGTGATTTTGAGCTGTGGAGGACTGGAAGATCACCTGAGCTATGTGATGGTTTTCAAGCTCACTTATCATGTTCTGCTTCACCAAAAGTGCTGGAAGTAGCAAAGAAATTCCCTTCCAGAGTCCAGCTTGAAGAACTGCCTCGTCGAAACTCATGGCCCACACAGTTTCAACAAAATGGACCCACATATGAGAATATTGGTGTTTTCTTCTTTGCTAGAGATGCTCAGAG CTATGAACATCATTACAGTAAATTGGTTCAGAATATGCTAATCAATGATTTGGCACTCAGAGGAAATATCGAAACAGCCGAATTAATTATATTCCCTTCTAACATCCTATCAAAGAACTCTCAAA GATGGAACATGTTTTATTTCCTATGGGGTGTGTTTAAAGTGAAAAGAGAAGATCACTGGAACCTTCCACTTGATGTACCAATAAGTAAATGTGAAACTGATTTGAATGAGGATCCCCTGACCGTGGATCCGCATACCTCTGTTTTGTCCTCTAGCCGTTCATTGTCTGAAGACCAAAATAATGGCGCTGACCCAGCCTGCTATTTGGTCAAGTCAGCTACTTCTGCAGAACATCAATGTCTGCAAACTTCGGAAGCTAATCGTCAGGGATGTTCAAATGGAGATAACTCTTCAGTCCAGGCTGTCGGTGGAAGAGATTTGGAAGATCACTGTCATGATTCAAGTATGACATGTTGTTTAACAAATAACAGGAGGGCAAACAATGATTTTTCCACTGCTCCGGCAGGAAAACAGAAG ATAATTGCATATCCAGACTCTCAAAAGAAAATGTGTGATGGTGGCAATGTTGTCGAACCCATTTTTGATGTAAATACGATGCCAGTTAATTGCTCTATCTCATCAATCCACAAACAAG ATAATCAGAACCGAGCCATCAACCTTAACAATGCAGAGAGCCTGATGGATGTAGATCATGCAAATAATATTGAACTGAACTCAGGTACAGTGGATCTTGCTTCACATGCATCACGTAGTGCACAAAAAAGAAATGTGGACATGGCAAACTGGATTGACGGAGCCAATGGATCAGTAGACAAGAAAATTAAATTGGATAATGTATCGTCCACTGTGGAGTCTAGTTTAAGTGGGAAGATCAGAGATGGAAGGTTGTCATCCAAGGTACACCCTCTAGCAGCTTTACCTGTTCATGATTGCACTGACAATAAGAGCATGGCAGGAATCTCGAAGAGTAATGGAAAGTGCACATTTCCGCTAGATCTAAACGTGGTGGATGATGCAGATATAGACATGGCGGATGATGCAGCGATTGGAAATAGCATAACCGTTCAGTCTGAAGATTTACCTGAACAGAACACACAAGATCTTAAGCCAGCACTGGGGGACAACATATCTTCTAGAAAGCCCGTGGttgaagaaaagttgaataaagGAGATACACCGCCTACTGATATGTCAGGCGcgctctccctctcccttgctTTTCCAGCATCAAAGGAACAATAG